The segment TCGCCTCAAGAAGAACGATCCCCAATCCCTCAGGCTGTTTCGAGCAGAGCACGAGCACATCCAGCTCATGCATCAGCTCCGGCATTTGTTCACGCGGGACGAGCCCCCGGAATTCGATTTGTTGTGACAGACCGTGACGCCGGACTGTTTCGCGTAGCGACTGCTCCCTGTCTGCAATGTCTTCTCTTTCATGGCCAACAATGACAAACCGCAGGTCTTTGTGCGATTCCAGGGCGATCCTGGCTGCCTCGATGAACGTGTCCTGTCCTTTCCGTCTATGCTCCAGCCGTCCGACAATTCCGAAGGTGGTCACCTTCTTTGATCTGCCAGATTTCTGAGGCCGGAAGAGTTCCGTGTCGATCCCGTCGTGTATGACCACCGCCTTCCTGTTGTCTCCGAACTGTTGGCGCACCGCCGCGCTGATGCAGACCACCCTCGCGGAGAGCGAAAGGATGAGCCATCGCCAGATATTCCACAGGAAAGGGGAGATGTGATGCTTCTCGATGATCTCGCGAATGTGCCAGACGTGCGGAATGCCGAGCATCCTGGCCGCGAAAGCCCCCGGGAGTATGAGCACGT is part of the Ignavibacteriales bacterium genome and harbors:
- a CDS encoding glycosyltransferase family 4 protein — protein: VLILPGAFAARMLGIPHVWHIREIIEKHHISPFLWNIWRWLILSLSARVVCISAAVRQQFGDNRKAVVIHDGIDTELFRPQKSGRSKKVTTFGIVGRLEHRRKGQDTFIEAARIALESHKDLRFVIVGHEREDIADREQSLRETVRRHGLSQQIEFRGLVPREQMPELMHELDVLVLCSKQPEGLGIVLLEAMASGTAVISFAEGGPLDVIQDRVNGLLVPPQNTRGLAEAMLELAGNARLRKSLGAEGRKTVESGFRNEVTAGEIERIYRQIRK